TTAGTAATGAGGAAATGGTTATCATAAATGAATTATATGAAAAAGGAATAATCAATAAAGTACCTGGATTAAGAATCATAGATAAAGTTGAATTGTTGCAAAAAGAACCAAATATAAATGAAAATGTTCTAGGAGCATTATATGCACCTACTGCTGGGATAGTTGGTCCATGGGAATTAGCCATTGCACTTATGGAAAATGCTATGGAAAACGGAGTAGAGTTAATGTTAAATAGTGAAGTAATCAACATAGATAAGTTAGAGAGTGGTTATAAGGTATATACGAAAGATAATGAAATTAAGACAAGGTATATAGTTAATTGTGCTGGAGTACACGCGGATGAAATTCATAATATGGTTGCAGCACCAAAATTCACTATTACACCGAGAAGAGGACAATATTTCCTACTGGATAAAAAAGCAGGGAACATAGTAAACACCGTTGTTTTTCAATGTCCGACCAAGATTAGTAAAGGAGTCGTAGTACTACCAACAGTTCATGGCAATCTTCTTGTTGGACCAGATGCAGAAGATATAGAGGATAAGAGAAATACTGAGACCAGTGATGAAAGACTTAATTATGTTAAATCAGCTTCAATGAGGACATCTAATAAAATACCTTTTAATAAGGTTATTACATCATTTGCAGGTTCAAGGGCATCATCGGATACAGGTGATTTTATAATAAAAGAAGCAGAGGATGCTAAAGGATTCATCGATGTAGCCGGCATTGAGTCCCCTGGGCTCTCAGCATCTCCTGCCATTGGGAAATATGTTGTAGAGTTAATAAAAGAAATTCATGGGAATCTTAAGGAAAATAGTAAATTTAATTCCACTAGGAAAAGAATTATACATTTTATGGAGTTAAGTGAAGAAGAAAAACATGAAATTATCAAAAGAGATCCTAGATACGGTAGAATCATCTGTAGGTGTGAAAATATTACAGAAGGTGAAATAGTTGATGCAATACACAGAAATGCAGGTGCAAGAACAGTTGACGGAGTTAAGAGAAGAGTAAGACCTGGAAGTGGGCGATGCCAAGGTGGTTTTTGCCAACCTAGAGTTATTGAGATTTTAGCTAGGGAGTTAAATAAAGATATTACTGAAATAGTTAAGGATGGCCTAAATTCAAATATAGCCATAGGAAAAACAAAATAAGGTATCTAAGTTAATATCTATGGTGTTTTTTCAATAAGAAAAGTAGGAGATGATTCTATGCTGAGTTACGATATAGTAGTTATTGGAGGAGGCCCAGCAGGTTTAGCAGCTGCTATTGAAGCTAAAAAGAATGGAGTAAACAATATATTAGTTATTGAACGTGATAGGGAATTAGGAGGTATATTACAACAATGCATACACAATGGGTTTGGACTACATATATTTAAAGAAGAATTAACAGGACCTGAATATGCAGAGAGATTCATAAAAGAACTATGTGAAATGGGTATAGAATTTAAATTAGATACAATGGTTTTAGACATAACGAAAGATAAGATTGTAACCGCTATAAATACAGTAGATGGATTAATAAATATACAAGCTAAGGCTATAATTTTGGCCATGGGGTGTCGAGAGAGAACTAGAGGTGCCTTAAGTATCGCTGGAACACGACCAGTAGGAATCTATAATGCAGGATTAGCTCAGCGCCTTATAAATATGGAAGGCTATATGGTAGGTAAAAAAGTAATAATATTAGGTTCAGGGGATATAGGTCTTATAATGGCTCGAAGACTAGTGTTAGAAGGAGCCGAAGTCATAGGAGTACTAGCTAGAGGTAGTTATGCAGCTGGATTAGGAAGAAATGTTGTACAATGCTTAGAGGACTATAATATACCTTTAATGCTAAGACACAATATCGTTAAAATTAATGGAAAAGATAGGGTTGAAAGTGTAGTAGTAGTGAAAACAGATGAAAATAAGAACCCTATACCTGGAACGGAAGAAATATATGAATGTGATACAGTTCTATTATCAGTTGGTTTAATTCCGGAAAATGAACTATCTGCTAATCTAGGAATACGACTAGATAGAAATACTGGTGGGCCTATTGTTAATGAATCAATGGAAACAAATACTGAAGGAATATTTGCTTGTGGAAATGTATTGCATGTTCATGATGTAGTGGATTATGTAACCCAAGAAAGCCAAAGAGCAGGTAGGGCAGCAGCAAGATATGTTAAAAATGAGTTTGTAACTAACAGCGAATATATAAAAACAAAACCTGGAAATGGCGTAAAATACATAGTGCCTCAAATAGTACAAATTGATAATTTAAAAGGACCAATAGAATTTTTCATGAGAGTTAGGGATGTTTACAATGACTCAAGAATTATAGTTAAACTTGACGATATAAAAATAAGAGAATTAAAAAGACAACACATGATTCCTAGTGAAATGGAAAGATTGGTGATAGATTCTAGATTACTAAAAGAAGGATCTATAATGACAGTAGAAATATGTAGTGGAGGTGAATTATAGTGGAAAAAAAAGAAATGGTCTGTATAGTTTGTCCTATTGGATGTCATTTAGAAATAATAGTAGACGCTAAAAGTGAAACAGGTTATACTGTTAGTGGTTCTCAATGTGATAGAGGCAAGACCTATGGAATAAAGGAACTATCTAATCCAACAAGGCTTGTAACTTCCACTGTAAAAATTATAGGTGGAAATCTACCAAGGCTTCCAGTAAGGACGGATAAGGAGATACCAAAGGATAAAATCTTTGAATGTATGAAGATTATAAATGTATCAGAAATACAAGCACCAGTAGAAATGGGACAGATTATAGTTGAAAATATTTTAGGCACAAATTCCAATTTAGTTGCTTCTAGAAGTTTACATTAGGGGAAAATTAATATTTAATTAACGGTTTAAGATATAATAAAAATTTTGTAACATATATAATTAGTGGGACAAGTTAATACCTATTAGATTAATTTGGAAGGGGTGTTTATATGACTAGAAATTTTTTTACTGAGATAAATGATAATCCAATTATTGCAGCAATCAATGATTTAGAAAAAATTGAAGATGTGATTAAATCACCCTGTAAAATTGTATTCCTATTAATGGGGGATATCTTAAATATTGGAGAAACAATCAAGTTACTTAGAAAAAATGATAAGTTAGTTTTCGTTCATATTGATTTAATAGGTGGATTTTCAAAGGATATTACAGCATTAAAGTACATAAATAATACATTTAAACCAGACGGAATAATAACGACAAAAAGCAATCTCATAAAAGCGGCAAAAGAATTAAGGATTTTTACTATTCAAAGATTATTTCTACTTGATTCTTTATCGTTAGTCTCTGGTATTAATTCGGTTAAATGTATTAGACCAGATGCCATTGAAGTACTACCGGGAATAATGTCCAATATCATAAGAGAAATAAAAGAGGAGACACAAATTCCAGTAGTGGCGGGAGGGCTAATAAGGTATAAAGTAGATGTAATAGAAAGTCTTAATGCAGGAGCAGTAGGTATATCAACAAGCCGGGAAGAAGTTTGGTATATGTAATAGTAAAGGAGTGGAGTTCTAAAGAGAGAGGTTTTGTTATGCACACTAAATTTATAAGGGGGAGTTAAAATGTCAAATATGGCAATGTATAGTGCAGAGTTTTTAGGAACATTAATATTAATTCTATTTGGTGGCGGAGTAGTTGCAAACGTTTCTTTAAATAAGTCTAAGGCTAATGGAGGTGGATGGATTGTTGTTACTGCAGCATGGGGTTTTGGAGTAGCAATAGCTGCTTATACTACTGGATGGATAAGTGGAGCTCATCTTAATCCGGCTTTAACTATTGGACTCGCATCAATAGGAGATATTTCATGGGCACTTGTACCTGGTTATATAGTATCTCAAATGTTAGGCGCAATGGCTGGTGCAACATTAGTATTCTTAGCTTTTAAAGATCACTTTGATCAAACTGATGATGGCGA
The DNA window shown above is from Tissierella sp. Yu-01 and carries:
- a CDS encoding NAD(P)/FAD-dependent oxidoreductase, producing the protein MYDVVIIGAGITGGFIARELSRYGLNVIILEKDNDIANGTTKANSAIVHAGYDAKPHSMKAKLNVEGNKMFDYICEELDVPFKRIGSHVIAFSNEEMVIINELYEKGIINKVPGLRIIDKVELLQKEPNINENVLGALYAPTAGIVGPWELAIALMENAMENGVELMLNSEVINIDKLESGYKVYTKDNEIKTRYIVNCAGVHADEIHNMVAAPKFTITPRRGQYFLLDKKAGNIVNTVVFQCPTKISKGVVVLPTVHGNLLVGPDAEDIEDKRNTETSDERLNYVKSASMRTSNKIPFNKVITSFAGSRASSDTGDFIIKEAEDAKGFIDVAGIESPGLSASPAIGKYVVELIKEIHGNLKENSKFNSTRKRIIHFMELSEEEKHEIIKRDPRYGRIICRCENITEGEIVDAIHRNAGARTVDGVKRRVRPGSGRCQGGFCQPRVIEILARELNKDITEIVKDGLNSNIAIGKTK
- a CDS encoding FAD-dependent oxidoreductase: MLSYDIVVIGGGPAGLAAAIEAKKNGVNNILVIERDRELGGILQQCIHNGFGLHIFKEELTGPEYAERFIKELCEMGIEFKLDTMVLDITKDKIVTAINTVDGLINIQAKAIILAMGCRERTRGALSIAGTRPVGIYNAGLAQRLINMEGYMVGKKVIILGSGDIGLIMARRLVLEGAEVIGVLARGSYAAGLGRNVVQCLEDYNIPLMLRHNIVKINGKDRVESVVVVKTDENKNPIPGTEEIYECDTVLLSVGLIPENELSANLGIRLDRNTGGPIVNESMETNTEGIFACGNVLHVHDVVDYVTQESQRAGRAAARYVKNEFVTNSEYIKTKPGNGVKYIVPQIVQIDNLKGPIEFFMRVRDVYNDSRIIVKLDDIKIRELKRQHMIPSEMERLVIDSRLLKEGSIMTVEICSGGEL
- a CDS encoding DUF1667 domain-containing protein codes for the protein MEKKEMVCIVCPIGCHLEIIVDAKSETGYTVSGSQCDRGKTYGIKELSNPTRLVTSTVKIIGGNLPRLPVRTDKEIPKDKIFECMKIINVSEIQAPVEMGQIIVENILGTNSNLVASRSLH
- a CDS encoding glycerol-3-phosphate responsive antiterminator; protein product: MTRNFFTEINDNPIIAAINDLEKIEDVIKSPCKIVFLLMGDILNIGETIKLLRKNDKLVFVHIDLIGGFSKDITALKYINNTFKPDGIITTKSNLIKAAKELRIFTIQRLFLLDSLSLVSGINSVKCIRPDAIEVLPGIMSNIIREIKEETQIPVVAGGLIRYKVDVIESLNAGAVGISTSREEVWYM